The proteins below come from a single Echinimonas agarilytica genomic window:
- a CDS encoding short chain dehydrogenase — translation MKKVIIIGASGKIGQAALSGLGHHDIVTASGSGKGADYQVDIGSEESIRELFKQVGSFDAVVNTVGICEYADFSDMTEQQWMTTVLSKMMGQINLVRIGQEYINDGGSFSLITGILSSKPIPMAIADATTSGAIDTFVKCVAYELPRRIRVNSINPTVIEEAWGVYGEMMSGFQPVPGSLVGKAFARSVDGFITGEVITVDA, via the coding sequence ATGAAGAAAGTTATTATTATTGGCGCATCAGGAAAAATCGGTCAGGCGGCATTAAGTGGGCTGGGGCATCATGACATTGTTACCGCTAGCGGCTCTGGAAAAGGCGCTGATTATCAGGTCGATATAGGCAGCGAAGAGTCGATCAGAGAACTGTTCAAGCAGGTAGGGTCCTTTGACGCGGTAGTGAATACTGTGGGTATTTGCGAGTATGCCGATTTTAGCGACATGACGGAGCAGCAGTGGATGACGACGGTATTGAGCAAGATGATGGGGCAGATCAATTTAGTCCGTATAGGGCAAGAATACATCAATGATGGCGGTTCATTCTCACTGATCACGGGTATTCTCAGCTCCAAGCCAATTCCGATGGCAATTGCAGATGCGACTACCAGTGGCGCTATTGATACCTTTGTGAAATGCGTTGCGTATGAATTACCGCGACGGATTCGCGTGAATTCAATTAACCCAACGGTTATTGAGGAAGCTTGGGGTGTATATGGTGAGATGATGTCGGGCTTTCAACCTGTGCCGGGTAGCTTGGTAGGTAAGGCCTTTGCTCGCTCAGTTGATGGCTTTATTACCGGTGAGGTCATTACAGTCGACGCCTAA
- a CDS encoding amidohydrolase family protein, translated as MHTFIRIIVALMVLASPHVSASDQIYDIAINGGRVMDPETGFDAIRNVGITDGRIATITNDHIDGKETINAKGLVVSPGFIDTHFHWTRPIGYKFALRDGVTTAMDLEAGAYGLRVDEWYAMHSGRSQVNYGTSSGHEFARTKVTQELPDEDLLDAPYSVVKGRGAGIAWADEVLDIEKGNRMLSIIDEGLRQGAIGIASTVGYFPGATAREMFEVQRVGARYGRPTAVHLRYTPGTATTEANGAQEILTNAISLDAPAIINHFNNPGWELVQELLVRLRGQGHNVWGEIYPYAAGQTTINAAFVRPENWVDTLGNRYEETMQNPLTGEFYTREKYEQVLAEAPATQIVLYKMDPSAIPDWCRLPGVTYASDAMMMPGGWDDSLPWDTAYEDVPNSHPRLAGTHGTCFRLSREHEIPLMQIIAASSYNAAKYLGDTGLLSMRERGRIQEGMIADITIFNPKTVKDNATYAKGTMPTTGIPYVVVNGKTVVRNSVVLKNVFPGQPIRFPVEEEARFKPLSVEEWRNKKLSSPVRFVGYGGLEREHTH; from the coding sequence GTGCATACATTTATTAGGATTATTGTTGCTTTAATGGTGCTTGCTTCGCCACATGTCTCTGCAAGCGATCAAATATACGACATCGCCATTAATGGTGGTCGTGTGATGGACCCTGAGACTGGCTTTGATGCCATCCGTAATGTCGGCATTACCGATGGACGAATAGCGACGATCACCAACGACCATATCGATGGCAAGGAAACGATAAATGCTAAAGGTTTGGTGGTTTCTCCTGGCTTTATCGATACTCATTTTCACTGGACAAGACCAATAGGTTACAAGTTTGCTCTGCGAGATGGTGTTACTACTGCAATGGATCTTGAGGCCGGAGCTTACGGTTTAAGAGTCGACGAATGGTACGCCATGCATTCGGGCCGAAGCCAAGTGAACTACGGCACGTCTTCTGGCCATGAATTTGCGCGAACTAAGGTGACTCAGGAACTGCCTGATGAAGATCTCTTGGATGCACCGTATTCCGTAGTGAAAGGCCGTGGTGCTGGTATAGCCTGGGCAGATGAGGTTTTAGATATCGAAAAGGGCAATCGCATGCTTTCGATTATTGACGAAGGTTTGCGACAGGGGGCTATTGGTATCGCATCGACGGTTGGCTACTTCCCCGGCGCAACTGCAAGGGAAATGTTTGAGGTGCAGCGAGTGGGTGCGCGTTACGGGCGACCAACCGCAGTCCATCTTCGATACACTCCGGGAACGGCTACGACGGAGGCCAATGGCGCCCAGGAAATTCTCACAAACGCCATATCACTTGACGCCCCAGCTATTATTAATCACTTTAACAATCCGGGCTGGGAGTTGGTGCAGGAACTACTGGTGCGCTTGCGGGGACAGGGCCACAATGTTTGGGGTGAGATTTATCCTTACGCGGCGGGACAGACGACCATCAATGCGGCATTCGTCCGGCCGGAGAACTGGGTCGACACACTCGGCAATCGTTACGAGGAAACGATGCAGAACCCTCTGACCGGCGAATTCTATACGCGAGAGAAATATGAACAAGTGCTTGCTGAAGCACCAGCGACACAGATAGTGCTCTACAAGATGGACCCGAGCGCCATTCCCGATTGGTGCCGGCTGCCGGGCGTTACCTATGCAAGCGACGCAATGATGATGCCGGGCGGCTGGGATGATTCATTGCCCTGGGATACCGCCTACGAAGACGTCCCAAATAGTCACCCACGCTTGGCTGGAACCCACGGTACTTGTTTCCGACTCTCTAGAGAGCATGAGATCCCCTTAATGCAAATTATCGCTGCATCAAGCTATAACGCAGCAAAGTACCTTGGGGATACAGGGTTATTGAGCATGCGCGAACGGGGTCGGATTCAAGAAGGTATGATCGCAGACATTACAATTTTCAACCCGAAAACAGTGAAAGATAATGCAACTTACGCAAAGGGTACAATGCCGACCACAGGAATTCCCTATGTAGTGGTTAACGGCAAGACCGTAGTTCGAAACTCGGTTGTATTGAAAAACGTCTTTCCAGGTCAGCCTATTCGTTTTCCAGTCGAAGAAGAAGCTCGTTTCAAACCTCTGTCTGTTGAAGAATGGAGAAACAAAAAACTCTCAAGTCCTGTTAGATTTGTCGGATACGGTGGGTTAGAGCGTGAGCATACTCATTAG
- a CDS encoding LysR family transcriptional regulator, giving the protein MSKIDRLEIRQLRLLQALLREQNVSRVAHQVGLTQQAVSDQLRKLRDIFDDRLFLRKSNGLTPTPLALQLGDKIDGLLTGFEQLLEPELFEPSLIDSTYVIAATDYAQQVVLPDLLSKMRQQAPKLRVIIQDLDIDNLADAMVAGKINLVVAFPDFVPNNYPCLTLFTEHHVCVAPKNSHLAGKKLGLEAIAHHPQIIASPSRPNFRGSIDSWFEEFGLKRNVVISAPCFSIVPLYLDATDAIAFLPSRALIGSNLSIIDLKESPVSFDVITAWHPRSNNDPLHNWVVDFLRSGSD; this is encoded by the coding sequence GTGAGCAAGATTGATAGATTGGAAATCCGCCAGTTAAGGCTACTTCAGGCGCTGTTACGCGAACAAAATGTCTCCCGCGTCGCACATCAGGTAGGCCTAACCCAGCAAGCGGTTAGCGACCAGCTGAGAAAGCTCCGGGATATCTTTGATGACCGCTTATTTTTACGCAAGAGCAATGGGCTGACTCCGACGCCACTGGCCCTGCAGCTAGGCGACAAGATTGATGGGTTATTGACAGGTTTTGAGCAGTTATTGGAACCAGAGTTATTCGAACCCAGCCTGATTGACAGCACCTATGTGATTGCAGCTACAGACTATGCTCAACAGGTTGTTCTACCTGACCTGCTATCTAAAATGAGACAGCAAGCCCCGAAGTTGAGGGTCATCATTCAAGACTTAGATATTGATAATCTAGCTGACGCTATGGTAGCCGGGAAAATCAACCTGGTAGTGGCATTCCCAGACTTTGTACCTAACAACTACCCTTGCCTTACCTTATTTACCGAACACCACGTCTGTGTTGCCCCTAAAAACTCACACCTGGCAGGAAAAAAGCTAGGCCTTGAAGCGATTGCGCATCATCCACAGATTATTGCCTCACCGTCTAGACCAAATTTTCGGGGTTCAATTGATTCATGGTTTGAGGAATTTGGCTTAAAGCGTAATGTAGTAATATCAGCCCCCTGTTTTTCTATCGTGCCACTGTACTTAGATGCCACCGATGCGATTGCTTTTTTACCATCAAGAGCATTGATCGGTAGTAATTTATCCATCATTGATTTGAAGGAAAGTCCAGTGAGTTTTGATGTGATAACGGCTTGGCACCCTCGCTCAAACAACGACCCACTGCATAATTGGGTTGTTGACTTTTTGCGCAGTGGATCGGATTAA
- a CDS encoding CcdB family protein produces the protein MSQFSLYQNNDKSTGTAYPYFVDVQSNMLDTLNTRLVIPLTPVEMLENKAPIHLCPVIHIDEGDFVILTHQMASVPTKILRDPVNELSAFRNEIIAAIDFLIAGI, from the coding sequence ATGTCACAGTTTTCACTATACCAAAATAACGATAAAAGCACTGGTACCGCTTATCCATACTTTGTCGATGTTCAAAGTAACATGCTTGATACGTTAAATACCCGACTAGTGATTCCATTAACACCAGTGGAAATGTTAGAAAATAAAGCCCCTATCCACCTATGCCCAGTAATTCATATTGATGAAGGTGACTTTGTGATCCTAACTCACCAAATGGCGAGTGTACCAACTAAGATCTTACGTGATCCAGTGAATGAATTGAGCGCTTTTAGAAATGAGATTATCGCTGCTATCGACTTTCTGATTGCTGGCATATAA
- a CDS encoding Txe/YoeB family addiction module toxin, whose product MRSLVFEGRTWEMYEALRDKDKKLHKALCKLLKEMLREDPSKGMGKPEQLRHNLTGFWSKRISQKDRLIYKFDDESIYIYAIGGHYEDH is encoded by the coding sequence ATGAGATCACTGGTATTTGAAGGAAGAACTTGGGAGATGTATGAAGCGCTGCGAGACAAAGATAAAAAATTACATAAAGCACTTTGTAAATTATTAAAGGAAATGCTGCGAGAAGACCCGAGTAAAGGGATGGGAAAGCCCGAGCAGTTAAGACACAATCTCACAGGCTTTTGGTCTAAGCGCATATCGCAAAAAGACCGACTAATTTATAAATTTGACGACGAATCAATTTATATTTATGCGATTGGTGGGCATTACGAAGACCACTGA
- a CDS encoding restriction endonuclease translates to MSIQQISRDKFDSLNIEKMGFFPERAWFESTDMDIAGTVIKDPIDKDWSYVVLAKDEDDIYRYIKGEVSLTSQDEAESKIVSTMMGLNEQGTFKEELYSELTEAPDKEEKVVITTIDNQIKTYLKKHPEKMYDLSPRKFEELVAAILKDMGFDVELTKATRDGGRDIIAYIKNSVCSYLTHIECKRYAPENKVGVGIIREVMGVHQLRQATKSIIITTGFFSKDAVKEAKMAENHLDLRDFNDLKYWLQKY, encoded by the coding sequence ATGAGTATTCAACAAATTTCAAGAGATAAATTCGATTCTCTAAATATTGAAAAAATGGGCTTCTTTCCAGAACGAGCTTGGTTTGAATCAACAGATATGGATATTGCTGGGACTGTAATTAAAGATCCTATAGATAAAGACTGGTCTTATGTTGTTCTTGCAAAAGATGAAGATGATATTTATCGATATATCAAAGGAGAAGTAAGTCTTACTTCTCAAGATGAAGCAGAAAGCAAGATTGTTTCAACTATGATGGGGTTAAACGAACAAGGTACCTTTAAAGAAGAACTATATTCTGAGTTAACAGAGGCTCCAGATAAAGAAGAAAAGGTTGTTATAACCACAATTGATAATCAAATAAAGACCTACCTTAAGAAGCACCCTGAAAAAATGTATGATCTATCCCCAAGAAAATTTGAAGAATTGGTTGCTGCTATTTTAAAGGATATGGGATTCGATGTTGAATTAACAAAAGCAACTAGGGATGGAGGGCGAGATATCATTGCATACATTAAAAATTCTGTATGTAGTTACCTGACTCACATTGAATGTAAAAGGTATGCTCCGGAAAATAAAGTTGGCGTAGGAATTATTCGTGAGGTTATGGGAGTCCATCAATTGAGGCAAGCGACAAAAAGCATCATAATTACAACAGGTTTCTTCTCAAAAGATGCTGTTAAAGAAGCAAAAATGGCTGAGAACCATTTAGATCTGAGAGACTTCAATGACCTAAAGTATTGGTTACAAAAGTACTAG
- a CDS encoding type II toxin-antitoxin system Phd/YefM family antitoxin, giving the protein MDTISVNQFRDKLKTFVEKVVTNHTPIKVTRRAGEDFVVISADDWEREQETLYVLQNSSLMKQISESVVTHSKGTGYTPTSEELNEITGI; this is encoded by the coding sequence ATGGATACTATAAGCGTAAATCAGTTTAGAGATAAGCTAAAAACCTTTGTAGAAAAAGTAGTTACGAACCACACTCCTATAAAAGTAACCCGCAGAGCCGGTGAAGATTTTGTGGTAATAAGCGCAGACGACTGGGAGAGAGAACAAGAAACCCTATACGTATTACAAAACAGCAGCTTAATGAAGCAGATTTCCGAATCAGTTGTTACGCATAGCAAAGGAACTGGATATACCCCAACTAGTGAGGAGTTAAATGAGATCACTGGTATTTGA
- a CDS encoding DUF4041 domain-containing protein, with protein MEFSLETLLTLSIVVFFILSVYLIRSRSHLKKTQELLEKKQVELDETDKALKKIQDKYSAIIDIETEVENSKKEKETIHLDVKALRDSYKEKRALFDKLVQEAAIYDEEIQLAELGFYKPHFDFDTSEKYKEEIAKVKAAQKEMVASKEAIYCNTEWTVEGSKAKGRTMTNRGIKLTARAFNNECDAAISNARWNNVDRLVQRLEKAFDAINKMNQSNAIVISNVYFNLKLKELRLAYEYADKKQQEKEEQQEIKRQMREEAKLQQELDKAEKDEEKFKKMLEKAQREAEKSAGSKLDELNEKIASLSQELEEAHEKSERAKSMAQQTKIGHVYVISNIGSFGENVYKIGMTRRLEPLDRVKELGDASVPFIFDVHAMIHSDDAPALENALHKKFDLKRLNLVNSRKEFFRVNLTEIEEEVLNISPDAEFIETAEARDYRESQSILAQQKELKSKQDSVNELPLEI; from the coding sequence ATGGAATTTTCCTTAGAAACCCTGCTTACGTTATCAATTGTTGTATTTTTTATTCTTTCGGTTTATTTAATTAGATCGCGGTCTCATTTAAAGAAAACTCAAGAGCTGTTAGAAAAAAAACAAGTTGAATTAGACGAAACTGATAAGGCTCTAAAAAAAATACAAGATAAATATTCTGCAATTATTGATATTGAAACCGAAGTAGAAAATTCCAAAAAGGAAAAGGAAACCATTCATCTAGATGTTAAAGCTCTTCGTGATAGCTACAAAGAAAAAAGAGCCTTATTTGATAAATTAGTACAAGAGGCTGCAATATATGATGAAGAAATTCAACTTGCTGAATTAGGTTTCTATAAGCCTCACTTTGATTTTGATACTTCTGAAAAATATAAGGAAGAAATTGCCAAAGTTAAAGCTGCACAAAAGGAGATGGTTGCTTCCAAGGAAGCTATTTATTGTAATACTGAGTGGACAGTTGAAGGCAGTAAAGCCAAAGGCAGAACTATGACCAATCGAGGTATAAAGTTAACAGCAAGGGCATTTAATAATGAATGTGATGCTGCTATTTCTAATGCTCGCTGGAATAATGTTGATCGTTTGGTGCAGCGTCTAGAGAAAGCATTCGATGCTATTAACAAAATGAATCAATCTAACGCAATAGTTATTTCTAACGTTTACTTCAATCTAAAACTCAAAGAGCTTAGACTTGCATATGAATATGCGGATAAAAAGCAGCAAGAAAAAGAAGAACAACAAGAGATAAAAAGGCAAATGCGAGAAGAAGCTAAACTTCAGCAAGAGTTAGATAAAGCAGAAAAAGATGAAGAGAAATTTAAAAAGATGCTAGAAAAAGCTCAGCGAGAAGCCGAAAAATCAGCAGGTTCTAAATTAGATGAATTAAATGAAAAAATTGCCTCACTTAGCCAAGAATTAGAGGAAGCTCACGAAAAGAGTGAAAGAGCAAAATCAATGGCGCAACAAACAAAGATTGGGCATGTGTATGTTATTTCGAATATTGGTTCATTCGGAGAAAATGTTTATAAAATTGGTATGACTAGAAGGCTAGAACCTTTAGACAGGGTTAAAGAGCTAGGTGATGCCAGTGTCCCATTTATTTTTGATGTCCACGCAATGATACATTCTGATGATGCACCAGCATTGGAGAATGCGCTTCACAAAAAGTTTGATCTGAAAAGGTTAAATCTTGTTAATAGTAGAAAAGAATTTTTCCGTGTTAACTTAACCGAGATAGAAGAAGAAGTTTTAAATATTTCACCTGATGCAGAGTTTATCGAAACAGCAGAAGCTCGAGATTATCGAGAGTCGCAAAGTATTCTAGCACAGCAAAAAGAATTAAAGTCTAAGCAAGATAGTGTAAATGAGCTTCCATTAGAGATATAA
- a CDS encoding nuclear transport factor 2 family protein, translated as MQPKELVESWVKAFNEGDANKISSFYADNAINHQVANEPVEGKAAIHAMFSEEFANAEMVCITENIFQDGDWAILEWKDPIGLRGCGFFQIENGLIVFQRGYWDKLSFLKAHDLPIPQ; from the coding sequence ATGCAACCGAAAGAGTTAGTTGAATCATGGGTAAAAGCATTTAACGAAGGTGATGCGAACAAAATCTCTAGTTTCTATGCGGATAATGCAATCAACCACCAAGTTGCAAATGAGCCTGTTGAAGGTAAAGCTGCCATACATGCAATGTTCTCAGAGGAGTTTGCAAACGCAGAAATGGTTTGTATTACTGAGAATATATTTCAAGATGGTGACTGGGCAATACTTGAATGGAAAGATCCAATAGGCCTAAGAGGTTGTGGCTTTTTTCAAATAGAAAATGGCCTAATTGTATTTCAACGTGGTTATTGGGATAAATTAAGCTTTTTAAAAGCACATGATTTACCTATTCCACAGTAA
- a CDS encoding BrnT family toxin, producing MYAFEYDPLKSQSNLDKHGIDFEEAQELWNDPDLVEIPANTSDEPRSVIIAVHRGKYWSAVIIHRTPNVRIISVRRSRKNEVEFYESF from the coding sequence ATGTATGCTTTTGAATATGATCCGTTGAAAAGCCAAAGCAACCTCGATAAACATGGTATCGATTTTGAAGAGGCTCAAGAACTCTGGAATGATCCTGACTTAGTAGAGATCCCTGCAAATACAAGCGATGAGCCTCGCTCTGTAATTATTGCAGTTCACAGAGGAAAGTATTGGTCTGCTGTAATAATCCATCGAACACCTAACGTTCGTATAATTTCAGTCAGACGTTCTAGAAAAAACGAGGTAGAATTTTATGAAAGCTTCTGA
- the brnA gene encoding type II toxin-antitoxin system BrnA family antitoxin has translation MKASEFDKKFDDGEDILKNLDLSKAKRSTQETKRVNVDFPSWMIDSLDREASRVGVTRQSIIKVWLAERLENLQSHHVKHG, from the coding sequence ATGAAAGCTTCTGAATTTGATAAAAAGTTTGATGATGGTGAAGATATTCTAAAGAATCTTGACCTTTCAAAAGCTAAACGCTCAACACAAGAAACCAAGCGTGTAAATGTTGATTTTCCTTCTTGGATGATTGACTCACTTGATCGTGAAGCAAGTCGTGTTGGTGTAACTAGGCAATCAATAATTAAAGTTTGGCTTGCCGAGCGCTTAGAAAATTTACAAAGTCATCATGTAAAACACGGATAA